From a single Marinobacter sp. THAF197a genomic region:
- a CDS encoding TadE/TadG family type IV pilus assembly protein, whose protein sequence is MTIKKEKGVIALEFLLVFPMILAIIYGAAGYGVLFYNKYQMQVAVDRAASAVFSLDRREYSTFADNAVAYSSEVLTVLSGRLPAAAADHLATRECGLVNHGGVQLLECVLVADAGDSSFMPQVRFAGIGAFPPMPSQLTARSAIAF, encoded by the coding sequence ATGACTATAAAAAAAGAAAAAGGCGTTATTGCTCTGGAGTTTCTTCTGGTCTTCCCCATGATTCTTGCAATCATCTACGGGGCGGCGGGATACGGGGTACTCTTCTATAACAAGTACCAGATGCAGGTAGCAGTAGACCGCGCCGCGTCCGCCGTATTCTCGCTGGACCGGAGGGAGTACAGCACCTTTGCAGACAACGCCGTAGCCTACAGCAGCGAAGTGCTTACAGTGCTGAGTGGTCGGTTGCCGGCAGCGGCCGCCGACCACCTTGCAACCCGCGAATGTGGTTTGGTCAACCATGGTGGTGTGCAGCTGCTGGAGTGTGTGTTGGTGGCAGATGCGGGCGACTCTTCCTTTATGCCCCAGGTGCGGTTTGCGGGCATTGGTGCGTTTCCGCCCATGCCCAGTCAGCTCACCGCCCGCTCCGCCATTGCGTTTTGA
- a CDS encoding OmpA family protein, with protein MQRRILALAALFGAALAPGLAAASENFPISYTSVGLEGSYVDSGNSRNKSAVEDNLANYWEGGLNITHQFNPNFSLFGQASYAEPETRVNKVDLELWRFSLGGRIHPGKFRLGGWRPFAGGGYSNTNLDIDGGGSKNEDSLYLEGGLQRMLAPRFMFEAGVRARTELEDGYVDGQYFAGIHYLFNRKFPAAPSSEIEPRREPVIAPPKDSDGDGVIDELDKCPNTPQGALVDADGCPKELTREIRETLYVEFELDKTEVREAFYPDIEKLAKVMKQYPTSTILLEGHTDSTGSASYNQRLSKSRADAVMKVLINEFGIMRNRITTSGMGESQPVASNDTPEGRAQNRRVEAVVSGEHTEIMKK; from the coding sequence ATGCAACGACGCATTCTGGCTCTAGCTGCACTGTTCGGTGCCGCCCTTGCGCCCGGCCTGGCCGCCGCTTCTGAAAACTTTCCGATCAGCTACACCTCTGTCGGGCTGGAGGGCAGCTATGTTGACTCCGGCAACTCCCGCAATAAATCCGCGGTAGAGGACAACCTGGCCAATTACTGGGAGGGCGGGCTTAACATTACCCACCAGTTCAACCCCAATTTCAGTCTGTTCGGCCAGGCCAGCTACGCCGAGCCGGAAACCCGCGTAAATAAGGTCGATCTCGAACTGTGGCGCTTTTCATTGGGTGGCCGCATTCACCCCGGCAAATTCCGCCTGGGTGGCTGGCGCCCGTTCGCCGGCGGCGGCTACAGCAACACCAACCTGGATATTGATGGTGGTGGCAGCAAGAACGAAGACAGCCTCTACCTGGAAGGTGGCCTGCAGCGCATGCTGGCGCCCCGCTTCATGTTTGAAGCCGGCGTACGTGCCCGCACCGAACTGGAAGACGGCTATGTAGACGGCCAGTACTTTGCCGGCATTCACTACCTGTTCAACCGCAAGTTCCCCGCAGCTCCCAGTTCCGAGATTGAGCCACGGCGAGAGCCGGTGATTGCTCCGCCAAAAGATTCTGACGGCGATGGGGTGATTGACGAACTGGATAAATGCCCGAACACACCCCAGGGCGCCCTGGTGGATGCCGACGGCTGTCCGAAAGAGCTGACCCGTGAAATTCGCGAGACCCTTTACGTTGAGTTCGAGCTGGACAAAACCGAAGTACGCGAAGCCTTCTACCCGGACATCGAAAAGCTGGCCAAGGTGATGAAGCAATACCCCACTTCCACGATCTTGCTGGAAGGCCACACCGACAGCACCGGTTCCGCCAGCTACAACCAGCGGCTGTCCAAGAGCCGCGCCGATGCGGTGATGAAAGTGCTGATCAACGAATTCGGCATTATGCGCAACCGGATTACCACATCAGGTATGGGCGAATCCCAACCCGTTGCTTCGAACGACACACCGGAAGGTCGTGCACAGAACCGCCGAGTGGAGGCCGTTGTCTCCGGCGAGCACACCGAAATCATGAAGAAATAA
- a CDS encoding type II and III secretion system protein family protein, whose amino-acid sequence MYADLCSRLKPSGRAFATTLLAAFFAVIAAPVLAEAGRVSVAPGEQHVLTFMKPLEKLSVSNPDVVSVTATGKQEVLVTAEAQGSAIVRAWLKGETSPRQTNFQVSDLLGAKNPLPMQVQTDIRVVEVNRSELNTLGVYYSRLFNGGNNSVTIAPPGSGATRGFPGASAAGVPGVGAEGFNLFSFGSSSLSIINALESGGFAYTLAEPSLVSLSGQTATFLSGGEFPIPVSSRDGDIQIEFKEFGVSLALTPTVVSEDQIILKVAPEVSELDFSSGVATGGVAVPGLRIRRTETMVSMASGESFIISGLVSRSTTNTSDRLPGLGNIPILGAFFRSDRIASEDKELIMVVTPRLVSPQRKLPADVRNFGKEYEYSSTGWLDMVINSRSAGEPIESGLSW is encoded by the coding sequence ATGTACGCTGATCTCTGTTCCCGCCTGAAGCCATCGGGCAGGGCGTTTGCGACTACTTTGTTAGCGGCTTTTTTTGCTGTTATTGCCGCGCCAGTGCTGGCGGAGGCCGGCCGGGTATCCGTGGCCCCGGGCGAGCAACACGTGCTCACCTTTATGAAACCGCTGGAAAAGCTCTCAGTGTCCAATCCGGATGTCGTGTCTGTCACCGCCACCGGCAAGCAGGAAGTGCTGGTGACAGCAGAAGCGCAGGGTTCCGCCATTGTCCGCGCCTGGCTGAAAGGCGAAACCAGCCCGCGGCAGACCAATTTTCAGGTGTCTGACCTTCTGGGGGCCAAAAACCCGCTGCCCATGCAGGTGCAAACCGACATTCGCGTGGTGGAAGTGAACCGCTCCGAGCTCAATACCCTTGGCGTTTATTATTCGCGACTGTTCAATGGCGGCAACAACAGCGTTACCATCGCCCCACCGGGCAGCGGTGCCACCCGGGGTTTCCCCGGCGCTTCCGCAGCCGGTGTGCCGGGCGTGGGCGCCGAGGGCTTCAACCTGTTCAGCTTCGGCTCCAGCTCCCTCAGCATCATCAATGCCCTGGAATCCGGCGGCTTTGCTTACACTCTGGCGGAACCCTCGCTGGTCAGCCTCAGTGGCCAGACTGCCACTTTCCTCTCGGGCGGTGAGTTTCCCATTCCGGTGTCGTCCCGGGACGGTGATATCCAGATTGAGTTCAAGGAATTTGGCGTCAGCCTGGCACTAACACCCACCGTGGTCAGTGAAGACCAGATCATCCTGAAAGTGGCCCCCGAAGTCAGTGAGCTCGATTTCTCATCAGGTGTCGCCACCGGTGGTGTAGCCGTGCCCGGTTTGCGCATTCGCCGCACCGAAACCATGGTCTCCATGGCTTCCGGCGAGAGCTTCATCATCAGTGGCCTGGTCAGCCGCTCCACCACCAACACCAGTGACCGCCTGCCGGGCCTGGGTAATATTCCGATTCTTGGTGCCTTTTTCCGGTCAGACCGCATCGCCTCCGAAGACAAGGAGCTGATCATGGTGGTCACCCCCAGGCTGGTTAGCCCCCAGCGAAAGCTGCCGGCGGATGTTCGCAACTTCGGTAAAGAGTATGAGTACAGCAGCACCGGCTGGCTGGACATGGTGATCAATAGTCGCAGTGCAGGCGAGCCGATTGAAAGCGGCCTGAGCTGGTAA
- a CDS encoding type II secretion system F family protein has translation MNSQLIWLLCLMAGVAAVLVIMLQLTLSRMLAAGEIKKRTARRLTPEVRVEQKVSVIDLGPLQNILLRAGFRMSGTRFMLMVAVILAILLAVLMLRGPVEALVAVFFVVTVSITTWRVKFERQRRQIFEELPGILDGMLRSISVGRSVEQSIVNAFSDASPVFDPMVFRLKNAVSQGRDYTLVLDAFASFYQIPAFTQIAIALRTSSRFGSSVKPVLFEVAKAIRSQQELRREFMAATAETRFTAIVFAIMPPGLAVYMVVLNEQFSEKLLHSEVGHTLLMVSGGLQLLGIVMIWNLIRGVGRG, from the coding sequence GTGAATAGCCAGCTGATCTGGCTGTTGTGCCTGATGGCCGGCGTGGCTGCGGTGCTGGTGATCATGCTGCAGCTCACCCTGAGCCGCATGCTGGCCGCCGGCGAGATAAAAAAACGCACGGCGCGGCGCCTGACTCCGGAAGTGCGGGTAGAGCAGAAAGTCTCGGTAATCGATCTCGGGCCACTGCAAAACATACTGCTGCGGGCCGGCTTCCGTATGTCTGGCACCAGGTTCATGCTGATGGTGGCGGTGATTCTGGCCATCCTGTTAGCGGTACTGATGTTGCGAGGGCCGGTGGAAGCCCTGGTGGCGGTGTTTTTTGTGGTCACAGTGTCTATCACCACTTGGCGGGTAAAATTCGAGCGCCAGCGTCGGCAGATCTTCGAGGAATTGCCGGGCATTCTCGATGGCATGCTGCGTTCGATTTCCGTTGGCCGCTCCGTGGAACAAAGCATCGTCAACGCCTTCAGCGATGCCTCCCCGGTGTTTGATCCCATGGTGTTCCGGCTTAAAAACGCCGTCAGCCAGGGCCGGGATTACACACTGGTACTGGACGCCTTTGCCAGCTTCTACCAGATTCCTGCCTTTACCCAGATCGCCATTGCTTTAAGAACCTCCTCCCGCTTTGGTTCTTCGGTTAAACCGGTGCTGTTTGAAGTGGCCAAGGCCATTCGCTCCCAGCAGGAACTGCGCCGGGAATTCATGGCCGCCACGGCGGAAACTCGGTTCACGGCCATCGTCTTCGCCATCATGCCCCCGGGCCTGGCGGTGTACATGGTGGTGCTGAACGAACAGTTTTCCGAGAAACTGTTGCACTCGGAGGTGGGCCACACCCTGTTAATGGTGTCCGGCGGCCTGCAACTGTTGGGCATAGTGATGATCTGGAATCTGATCAGGGGGGTGGGCCGTGGCTAA
- a CDS encoding CpaF family protein, with the protein MATRIDDDYQNLKKNVHTHMVERLDEEGIEVERVDAQQLHRFIQSTVDQYVSVNRIPLAMADQTMLVREMVDEVVGFGPLEPLLADDQVNDILINGARSVFVEIAGVLQKVQVRFIDDDHVLRIIRRILAPLGRRLDESSPMVDARLPDGSRVNAIIPPIALDGPSMSIRKFSSKHLTANQLVNMGSMTRECLDLLAGIVESRRNLLVSGGTGTGKTTILNLLSEFIPKDERIVTIEDSAELQLNHPHIVRLETRPANTEGTGRVTARDLIVNALRMRPDRVIVGEVRSGEIIELLQAMNTGHEGSMSTIHSNSAKDALIRIETLLAVNGYDAGERAIARLIGSSLDVVVQLTRLPNGRRLVSEVVALRPTKEDPYRMETLYRSSELDWLAPEDTEVAP; encoded by the coding sequence ATGGCGACCCGTATTGACGACGATTACCAGAACCTGAAAAAGAACGTTCACACCCATATGGTGGAGCGTCTGGACGAAGAGGGTATCGAAGTTGAACGGGTAGACGCCCAGCAGCTTCACCGGTTTATCCAGTCCACGGTAGACCAGTATGTGTCCGTCAACCGCATCCCCCTGGCCATGGCCGACCAGACCATGCTGGTGCGGGAAATGGTGGACGAAGTCGTGGGCTTTGGCCCGCTGGAGCCGTTGCTGGCGGATGACCAGGTGAATGACATCCTGATCAACGGCGCCCGCAGTGTGTTCGTGGAAATTGCCGGCGTGCTGCAAAAAGTGCAGGTTCGGTTTATTGATGACGACCACGTATTGCGCATCATTCGCCGCATTCTGGCCCCCCTTGGGCGCCGTCTGGACGAAAGCAGCCCCATGGTGGATGCGCGCCTGCCGGACGGCTCCCGGGTAAACGCCATCATCCCGCCTATCGCGCTGGATGGACCGTCTATGTCCATCCGGAAGTTCTCCAGCAAACACCTGACAGCCAACCAGCTGGTTAACATGGGTTCCATGACCCGGGAGTGCCTGGACCTTCTGGCGGGTATTGTGGAATCCCGTCGCAACCTGCTGGTCAGCGGCGGTACCGGTACCGGTAAAACCACCATCCTGAACCTGCTCAGCGAATTCATTCCCAAAGACGAGCGCATCGTCACCATTGAGGATTCCGCCGAGCTGCAGCTGAACCACCCGCACATCGTGCGCCTGGAAACTCGCCCGGCCAATACTGAAGGCACCGGCCGCGTCACCGCCCGGGACCTGATCGTCAACGCCCTGCGGATGCGGCCAGACAGGGTGATTGTGGGTGAGGTTCGTTCCGGAGAAATCATTGAACTGCTGCAGGCCATGAACACCGGCCACGAAGGTTCCATGAGTACCATCCACTCCAATTCCGCCAAAGATGCGCTGATTCGTATCGAAACCCTGCTGGCGGTGAACGGCTACGATGCCGGCGAACGGGCCATTGCCCGGTTGATCGGCTCATCTCTGGATGTGGTGGTTCAGCTCACGCGCCTGCCCAACGGCCGCCGCCTGGTTAGTGAAGTGGTCGCCCTGCGCCCCACCAAAGAAGACCCCTACCGCATGGAAACCCTGTACCGCTCCAGCGAACTGGACTGGCTGGCGCCGGAAGACACCGAGGTTGCCCCGTGA
- a CDS encoding Ig-like domain-containing protein, which translates to MTITKRTLTALGIASSLALAGCGGSGEGPGDPRVSVPQDPTRDQTEQAQFCASSSSTFAVTEFVPADGASDVALNSNVRITFNANIDPASVAAHVRLLNGVNQVALEEGSPRVMGKSVVLNPQGNLSANTEHTIEALSGLQADCPDNDTAKTLGTQNAASFTTGDVTQEDTTSPTVAASSPQNGETMASPDTRIFMEFSEPVDPTTVNEDTFVVQELDDNGNVVGVVSGAIGVAGNSIEFTPDQNLSGQTYYRVITTNGITDLAGNGVESTDSVVFRTGGLVLALNEGVINQIPLLGAALNELGGTLLDPLAFGDSEDGLNSLDNALILKLPLIEGLADAINGDTQLGGMSTTSVDGVDFLNFLTGVIAVCDPKSVNNGEPGVDCTLALDLGLGQSQITALADAFTGGNPEQVPDLLLGLIEGLSSGDLSTVPPELADLFEENDRGLLQLRLVDDNGLPLPSPLEDGLMMVLDATSQIPVLGELTNQQDAKALADIGLLQGSLVRVDLGGLASITVLDGFETFVGPNGVLNLGGALFDTLLALAPEEGGNGGMPSPEDLPLIGQLIGLLDAGGFPDGGEFGLADEFIERLQNLFEMDTPFEPEDLPLLGDLLTLLDPANFGEGDLPVIGDLIEELMALGDLFDPSNLTELPETFAGLFGDFFNF; encoded by the coding sequence ATGACGATTACAAAACGCACTTTGACAGCATTGGGTATTGCCTCATCACTGGCCTTGGCAGGCTGCGGCGGCAGTGGTGAAGGCCCGGGTGATCCGAGAGTCTCCGTACCTCAGGACCCGACGCGGGACCAGACTGAGCAGGCGCAGTTCTGCGCATCCTCAAGCAGCACTTTTGCGGTGACGGAATTCGTACCGGCAGATGGCGCAAGCGATGTGGCGCTGAACAGCAATGTGCGAATCACCTTTAACGCCAATATTGACCCAGCCAGTGTGGCGGCCCACGTTCGCTTGCTCAACGGTGTCAACCAGGTGGCGCTTGAAGAGGGCAGCCCCCGGGTGATGGGCAAGTCTGTGGTGCTGAACCCACAGGGCAATCTGAGCGCCAATACCGAGCACACCATTGAAGCTTTGTCTGGCCTGCAAGCCGATTGCCCGGATAACGACACTGCTAAAACCCTGGGCACCCAAAATGCCGCCAGCTTTACCACAGGCGACGTTACTCAAGAAGACACCACCAGCCCGACCGTGGCGGCTTCCAGCCCACAAAATGGCGAAACCATGGCGTCGCCTGATACCCGCATATTCATGGAGTTCAGTGAGCCTGTTGACCCCACTACGGTTAATGAAGATACCTTTGTTGTTCAGGAACTGGACGATAACGGCAATGTTGTGGGCGTGGTCTCCGGCGCCATCGGTGTGGCTGGCAACTCGATTGAGTTTACGCCTGATCAGAACCTCTCTGGGCAAACCTACTATCGCGTCATCACCACCAACGGCATTACCGATCTTGCCGGCAATGGTGTGGAATCAACGGATTCGGTTGTGTTCCGAACCGGTGGCCTGGTGCTGGCCCTGAATGAAGGCGTTATCAACCAGATCCCGCTGCTGGGCGCGGCCCTGAACGAACTGGGCGGAACCCTGCTGGACCCGCTGGCGTTCGGCGATTCGGAGGATGGCCTTAACAGCCTGGACAACGCACTGATCCTGAAGCTGCCGCTGATTGAGGGCCTGGCAGATGCCATTAACGGGGACACCCAGCTTGGCGGAATGTCGACTACTAGCGTGGATGGGGTTGATTTCCTCAATTTCCTGACCGGCGTCATTGCCGTTTGTGATCCGAAATCGGTAAACAATGGTGAGCCCGGCGTTGACTGCACCCTGGCACTGGATCTGGGCCTGGGCCAAAGCCAGATCACTGCCCTGGCGGACGCATTCACTGGCGGTAACCCGGAACAGGTTCCTGACCTGCTGCTTGGCCTGATTGAGGGCTTGTCCTCCGGCGACCTGAGCACCGTTCCGCCTGAGCTGGCCGACCTTTTCGAGGAAAACGACCGGGGCTTGCTGCAACTTCGCCTGGTGGATGACAACGGCCTGCCACTGCCCTCTCCGCTGGAGGATGGCCTTATGATGGTGTTGGATGCCACCTCGCAGATCCCGGTACTGGGCGAACTGACCAACCAACAGGATGCCAAGGCACTGGCCGATATTGGCCTGCTGCAGGGCTCCCTGGTGAGGGTTGACCTTGGCGGCCTGGCTTCCATCACCGTTCTGGACGGCTTCGAAACCTTCGTTGGCCCCAACGGTGTTCTGAATCTGGGCGGCGCCCTGTTCGACACCTTGCTGGCGCTCGCCCCTGAAGAGGGCGGAAATGGCGGCATGCCGAGCCCTGAAGACCTGCCCCTGATTGGTCAGTTGATCGGCCTGCTGGATGCCGGCGGCTTCCCGGACGGTGGAGAGTTTGGGCTGGCAGATGAGTTCATCGAAAGACTGCAAAATCTGTTCGAGATGGACACACCTTTTGAGCCGGAAGACCTACCCCTGCTGGGTGACCTCCTCACCCTGCTGGACCCGGCAAACTTCGGCGAAGGTGACCTGCCGGTGATTGGCGACCTGATCGAGGAACTGATGGCTCTGGGCGACCTGTTCGACCCAAGCAACCTGACCGAACTGCCGGAAACCTTCGCAGGCCTGTTCGGCGACTTCTTCAACTTCTAA
- a CDS encoding response regulator receiver-like protein, with amino-acid sequence MSESIICVADDVGARVWLERVLESEWNLECLSSTDLSRVSRLVQATGAPVVLVAIDENDANRALKVFAAIQKACPNSQLIGVAHRLSQGLLLSMMRAGARDCLVTGVDADTARDRIRRIADSAAQAPASVPNASRGDITLVVSASSIVDTRFFCQNFVAELNECQTGKSILAMDSNSEANRTFYFDNLSRLTLDELISRGDSIDRSLVETALEEYRDGLRLLSGDISSELLKGDAAADLYITISQLATLFDHMVIRVDPAHTGEWLRAIGANVNRIIVVTHPVVDQVQATETLLQEIKEWVAPECSRYIAVDGYHRRASLSLSDIEKTLDQKCDLVLPMEWRFRLDAMNAGLPMANMLHKSTYHRNMGGFIRTCCATGETRRKFTFKRVAV; translated from the coding sequence ATGAGCGAATCCATAATCTGCGTAGCCGATGATGTAGGCGCCCGCGTCTGGCTTGAGCGAGTGCTGGAATCTGAGTGGAATCTGGAATGCCTCAGCTCCACGGATCTGTCTCGGGTCAGCCGCCTGGTGCAGGCAACCGGGGCACCGGTGGTGCTGGTGGCCATCGATGAGAACGACGCCAACCGGGCCCTGAAGGTGTTTGCCGCCATTCAGAAAGCCTGCCCGAACTCACAGCTGATTGGGGTTGCCCATCGGCTGTCCCAGGGCCTGCTGCTCAGCATGATGCGTGCCGGTGCCCGGGATTGCCTGGTGACCGGCGTAGACGCCGATACCGCCCGCGATCGCATTCGGCGCATAGCCGATTCCGCCGCCCAGGCGCCGGCCTCTGTACCTAACGCAAGCCGGGGCGATATCACGCTGGTGGTCTCGGCGTCCAGCATTGTTGATACCCGCTTTTTCTGCCAGAACTTTGTGGCGGAACTGAATGAATGCCAGACTGGCAAAAGCATCCTGGCCATGGATTCCAACTCCGAGGCCAACCGCACCTTCTATTTCGACAACCTCAGCCGCCTGACCCTGGACGAACTGATCAGCCGTGGCGACAGTATCGACCGTTCGCTGGTGGAAACCGCCCTGGAGGAATACCGGGACGGCCTGCGGCTTTTGTCTGGCGATATCAGCAGTGAACTGCTTAAAGGCGACGCCGCCGCCGACCTGTACATCACCATCAGCCAACTGGCCACCCTGTTCGATCATATGGTGATCCGAGTTGACCCCGCCCACACCGGGGAATGGCTCCGAGCCATCGGTGCCAACGTTAACCGCATCATCGTGGTTACCCATCCGGTGGTTGATCAGGTACAGGCGACAGAAACATTACTGCAGGAGATCAAGGAGTGGGTTGCTCCGGAATGTTCCCGGTATATTGCGGTCGACGGATATCACAGAAGAGCCAGCCTATCGCTTTCCGACATTGAGAAAACACTCGATCAGAAATGCGACCTTGTGCTGCCGATGGAATGGCGCTTCCGCCTGGATGCCATGAATGCAGGGCTGCCAATGGCCAACATGCTGCACAAGAGCACCTACCACAGGAACATGGGGGGCTTCATACGCACCTGCTGTGCAACAGGGGAAACCCGCCGAAAATTCACCTTTAAACGCGTAGCGGTTTAA
- the cpaB gene encoding Flp pilus assembly protein CpaB yields the protein MRSKFVYAAPSLVLALAAIGLALYGLMQSPEAPVATPSADQAPAPAAEEKEVAPVFRYLVATEDLEAGTVLAQEQFQEFELSAALEGALSPDQAPFGTALNRPLKAGMLLSQSSIDSGTPLQLSLADGARAMAFELNALSSVGGLIQPGDQVDIYATFKGPGGTDTGTTRLMRNVEVLAVRGALEPGSDASDDAQRRNQTMVLSVPQADVARLVLAASESRLSFVAARPELKMTSEQAEGETITKPEDEQQISLLTDIRPSARAKPASAPQPRQAPARNPGQEVKIYEGSGTRSVYVR from the coding sequence ATGAGGTCAAAGTTCGTATACGCAGCGCCCTCCCTGGTACTGGCACTGGCCGCTATCGGCCTTGCCCTCTACGGGCTGATGCAATCTCCGGAAGCGCCCGTAGCCACCCCGTCAGCAGACCAGGCGCCGGCCCCGGCGGCAGAGGAGAAAGAGGTAGCACCGGTTTTCCGCTATCTGGTCGCCACTGAAGACCTGGAAGCCGGCACCGTGCTCGCGCAGGAACAGTTCCAGGAGTTTGAACTGTCGGCGGCCCTGGAAGGCGCTCTCTCCCCAGATCAAGCCCCGTTTGGAACGGCTCTAAACAGACCGCTTAAAGCGGGCATGCTGCTGTCGCAATCCAGCATTGATTCGGGCACGCCGCTGCAATTGTCCCTGGCCGACGGCGCTCGCGCCATGGCTTTTGAACTGAACGCTCTGTCCAGCGTCGGTGGGCTGATCCAGCCGGGCGACCAAGTGGATATTTACGCGACCTTCAAGGGTCCTGGCGGAACCGATACCGGCACCACCCGCCTGATGCGCAATGTCGAGGTGCTGGCAGTGCGCGGTGCCCTGGAACCTGGCAGTGACGCCAGTGACGACGCCCAGCGCCGTAACCAGACCATGGTGCTGTCGGTACCGCAGGCGGATGTGGCTCGCCTGGTTCTCGCAGCTTCAGAATCACGACTGAGTTTTGTCGCCGCCAGGCCGGAGCTGAAAATGACCAGTGAACAGGCAGAGGGCGAAACCATCACTAAGCCTGAAGACGAGCAGCAAATCAGTTTGCTCACAGACATTCGCCCAAGCGCTCGAGCCAAGCCTGCGTCCGCACCGCAACCCCGGCAAGCCCCGGCCAGAAATCCCGGCCAGGAGGTCAAGATTTACGAAGGTTCCGGCACAAGGAGTGTCTATGTACGCTGA
- a CDS encoding methyl-accepting chemotaxis protein has product MRKNLPVTNTERTFSPSQKLISSTDLKGKIRHCNKAFVDVSGFNREELIGQPHNIVRHPDMPPEAYAEMWGCLKAGKPWMGLVKNRCKNGDFYWVSAYVTPVTENGEVIGYESVRSCPAREDVARAEKLYASIRAGKPALKLRGYASAIPHILVGTALVAAALLYGAGQVAGATGLLAFVLVGRHVWATVSQSNLITSVMEQMGKTFTSDLAAQTYTDAGLGLGRLKVAVMAQKAHLDAVLTRLEDSSAAMRSHTTRDLEIAHDTQQNMQKQQQETEQVAAAIHEMSVTIGEVSQNVQLTADKADNARQASDQGVATINSTRAAVENLKQTVHNIGQSVNDLAQQTHRIASAAKIIEDIAEQTNLLALNAAIEAARAGEHGRGFAVVADEVRNLARRTRESTKEIHGVVSELIGKSEQSVQVAETGVTAADNGLEKMLEAQASLSDIAEYVVTIAEMALQMATAVEEQAQVSDQINEQVERISNMAEQNLVKGEESTQSVREMGDIAKDLHELVVRFK; this is encoded by the coding sequence ATGCGAAAGAACCTTCCTGTTACCAACACCGAGCGCACCTTCTCGCCCAGCCAGAAGTTGATTTCTTCCACCGACCTGAAAGGCAAGATCCGGCACTGTAATAAAGCATTCGTTGACGTCAGTGGCTTCAACCGTGAAGAGCTGATTGGCCAGCCCCACAATATTGTTCGCCACCCGGATATGCCGCCGGAGGCCTATGCCGAGATGTGGGGGTGTCTGAAAGCCGGCAAGCCCTGGATGGGATTGGTGAAGAATCGATGCAAAAACGGCGATTTTTACTGGGTGAGCGCCTACGTCACACCAGTGACCGAAAACGGGGAGGTCATCGGGTACGAGTCGGTTCGCTCTTGCCCCGCCCGGGAGGATGTGGCCCGGGCCGAGAAACTGTACGCCAGTATTCGGGCGGGTAAGCCGGCACTGAAACTTCGGGGCTATGCATCCGCTATTCCGCATATCCTTGTCGGCACTGCGCTGGTTGCTGCGGCCCTCCTCTACGGTGCCGGGCAGGTTGCCGGGGCCACGGGCTTACTGGCATTTGTCCTGGTTGGTCGGCATGTCTGGGCAACGGTGTCGCAATCGAATCTGATCACCTCCGTAATGGAACAAATGGGCAAGACCTTCACCAGCGATCTGGCGGCACAAACTTATACCGATGCCGGGCTCGGCCTCGGCCGGCTAAAAGTAGCGGTTATGGCTCAGAAGGCGCACCTGGACGCGGTGCTAACCCGACTGGAGGATTCATCTGCGGCGATGAGGTCGCACACCACGCGGGACCTTGAAATAGCCCACGACACCCAGCAAAACATGCAGAAACAGCAGCAGGAAACCGAACAGGTGGCGGCTGCCATTCATGAGATGTCGGTGACCATCGGTGAGGTTTCACAGAATGTGCAGTTGACTGCCGACAAGGCGGACAACGCCCGCCAGGCGTCTGATCAGGGTGTTGCCACCATCAACTCTACCCGGGCCGCCGTCGAGAATTTGAAGCAGACCGTACACAACATCGGCCAATCGGTTAACGATCTGGCCCAGCAAACCCACCGGATTGCCTCTGCCGCGAAAATTATCGAAGACATCGCCGAACAGACCAACCTGCTTGCCCTGAATGCCGCCATCGAGGCAGCACGGGCTGGTGAACACGGCCGGGGCTTTGCGGTGGTGGCCGATGAAGTGCGCAACCTGGCCCGCCGAACCCGGGAATCGACCAAGGAGATTCATGGTGTGGTTTCCGAACTCATTGGCAAATCCGAGCAATCGGTGCAGGTCGCCGAAACCGGCGTGACAGCCGCTGATAATGGCCTGGAAAAGATGCTCGAAGCCCAGGCAAGCCTGTCAGACATAGCCGAGTATGTGGTCACTATCGCTGAAATGGCCCTGCAGATGGCTACCGCCGTTGAAGAGCAGGCGCAGGTGTCTGATCAGATCAACGAACAGGTGGAACGCATCTCAAATATGGCGGAACAGAACCTGGTCAAGGGCGAGGAATCCACCCAAAGCGTGCGCGAGATGGGCGACATCGCCAAAGACCTGCACGAGCTGGTCGTCCGCTTCAAATAA